In Syntrophales bacterium, the sequence CTTGGAATGACGGTCCGGGGCGGATCAGGACTTACAGATTCGTGTCCATGGGGATCAGGCCGTTCTGGAGAGCCAGTTTGATAAGCTCCGCGTTGCTGGACGCACCCAATTTTTTCATGATGCGATGGCGGTAGGTGTCGGCCGTGCTGTTGGCGATGCAGAGGCTGTCGGCGATTTTTTTTGACGGATATCCTTCCACGACCAGCCGGAGCACTTCGTATTCCCGCTGGCTGAGTATGCTCAGCAGGCTGCCCGAGTCGTTGTTTTTCGCCCGGTGCTTAACGTATTCATCGATCACGATTGACGATATCTGCCGGCACAGGTACGTCTTCCCCGCGTTTACCGTCCTGATGGCCTTCAGGACCTCCTTTCCCGCGAGATCCTTGAGCAGGTAGCCCTTCGCTCCCGCGTTCAAGGAACGGAAAACATGCTCCTCCGTGGAGTACATGGACAGCATGATGACGTTCACGTTCGGAAGGGTTCTCTTGATGATTTCCGTTGCCCCGATTCCACTGAGCCGGGGCATGTTGATATCCATCAGGACGATCGGAGGGGTGAGCTTCCTGGCCATGGTGACGGCTTCCCGCCCGTTGGTCGCCTGTCCCACCACCTTCATTTCCTGGTCTCTTTCTATGAGAAGTGTTAACCCTTCCCGGAACATGACGTGATCATCGGCTATCAAAATGTTAATGCTCATAGAGAACTCCTCCGTGACAACGTCCCCTTGTTTTCGGGGACGTTCCCGTGAATTATCCGTTTCTCCACCGTGTTTCATCGGTATCACCGTCCCTTCCGGCGACGCGGACCACCGGTCCTTTCCTTTTGAAAACGTCAACCCGGTCGGCTTCTTCGCCGCTGTCAGGCCTGTAACGTCGTCCGCCGGTCACGGGCCATGTCTTCGGACATTGCTACATCGCATGTCTTTCTAACACGACAGGACCGGAAGAGTTAAGAATCAGTTGCACGGCGGTTTCGGTGCGTCAAAGATGAGGAGGATGTGCCCGGTCGATACACCGGTCGAAGAATGCTCAACGGCGCGTTTGTTCCGGGTCGGCAGTAGTCGGAAGTACAGCTATCTCCACATGACATGTACAAATAGCGGGAATGTTAACGGGGACCCATTCCTAGTATGGTGTTCCTACCAGAAGAAGCAGGATATTTCAACAACAGATGTTCAATGCCGCCCGCTTCGTATCCCGTCCCCGGTCCGCGATCCCCTCTCCTCCGAATTATCAGGGTTCCATCATAGGACAAGGGCTCGTGGAACCCGGCGTCAAGGGTTCCGGGCGTCGCGCGCCCGGCAGGATGTTCACTGAACGAAAGGAGCGTGCAATGAAAAAAAGAGCTCTGGTGATGTGTATTGCCGTCCTCGCGGTTCTCGCCGCCCGGACCGGCCCGGCGGAGGCGGCCGATAATACCGACAGCCACCTCGTGGAGATCACTGTCAGCGAGGTGGCGAACCTGCGTATTCACGAAGGAACGACCGTTATGGCCGCGATCGGGAGCCCGGAAACCGCCGGTGACTCACCCCTGATCACGTATACAAACGCCAACACCAATTATCTGCAGTACACGTCAATCGTCGCGGACGGCGCCACCAGAAAGATCACCGGGGCGATCACCGGCGCCTCACCGGTTCCAAATGGTTTGGTTCTCAGGGTGGTTCCCAGTAGTGCCACCGGGAACAAAGTCGGCGCCGTGGGTTCGGCGGTACCCACAACGGTAACGCTCGGTACCGTCGCTGCGGACATCGTGACGGGCATCGGCAGCGGTTATACGGGGACAGCGGCGACAGACGGCGTGAAGCTGACCTACAGTGTTGCCCTGACACCGGAAGACCTGGAGACGGCGGGTACGGTCACCATCGAGGTCACCTACACGCTGACCGACGGTTCCTGATCCCGGCTGCGCGATGAAGGGGGCGAAGGTTCTTTCAGATTCCCGGGCCGCCATGAAGGATGTCGTCACATGGCTCGGGTTCACAGGCGTGGCGGCACTTCTCGTCCTGCTGACGGCAGCGCCGGTTGTCGCTGAGATCAGCGTCGTGGGGGCCTTGAGCCGTCACATGGTCCTCGCGCCCGGTGACGAGGCTCAGGGACGGGTAATCGTACGCAACCAAGGTACCCGGGACCGTATTGTCCGTGTCCGTCTGACGGATTACCGCAGCCGCTCGGACGGCACCACCCGGTACGGGGAGGCCGGGCGACTTGACCGATCCAACGCGCCATGGGTGCATGTCGTACCCCGGGAACGGGTAATCCCGGCCAACAGTTCATCGTCCTTTACGTTTATAGCGCGTGTCCCCCATGACCCGTCCCTGGCGGGAACCTATTGGAGCATGCTCCTGGTGGAACCCCTGCCGATGGAGGTTCTCCGACCGCCCGACGAACACGAAGGCCGGCCGCGGCTGAACATCCGTACGACCGTGCGCACGGGAATCCACCTGATCATCCACATCCGCGGCACGGGACGGACCGACGCGCGCTTTCAGGGGCAGATGCTGGAAGAGACGGAGGGGCGGCCCGTGCTGCGGTTCGACCTTGAAAACACCGGTGAGCGTCATTTGAACGTCGCGGTATGGACGGAGCTTTTCGATGAACAGGGTCTTTCCATCGGTCGTTTCGACGCCCCGCGGCAGGCCCTGCTTCCGGGAAACTCGTCACGGGTGCGCGTCGCCCTGCCGGGAGTTCCGTCCGGCGCATACAGCGCGCTCGTCATAGCCGATGACGGGAGAGACAATGTGTTCGGCGCTCGGTACGAGATTGTCATCCCCTAGAAACAGGCCTCCGGGGGCCCTACGTGACCTGACGACCTCGTAGAACGTCGAAAAACGTAAGAGGCTGAACAGTTTCGTAAAAGTTTCGGCGGGCAGGGCGAGCGCGCCCCGAGAAATGAGGCCTGTTTTGGACTGCGGTGCGGGAACGAAGAAAAAAGCGCTGAGCGGCATCCGGTTATAATGCCTGAGATCATATCCTCCGCTACCTTTGTACGATGCCGCCATGCCCGTATGAATCTGGAATTGCCATGGCGTTGCGTATCAGACTGTCTGCCGGGTACTCCTGGATAGCCGCTTCCATTCTGTTGACCGGCGCCATAGGAGCGCTCCCCTCGATTGCTCTTGGGCGGGGAATAGAAGTGCAAAGGACATCATCTGAATTCATTCAGGCCGATCCGGAGCAAATTGTCACCCTGTCGTTCCGGGTTGCCAACCGCTCATCCCGGGAAGAAACCCTCCGGGAGCGGGTCGAACTGCCGGAGGGATGGCATCTGGTGGTGCCTCTTTTTGATTTTATTCTCGGGGCGGGCGGGGAGATGTCGCGCATCGTGGTTATCAGGACAGGGCGTCCGCAGGCCGCCGGAGACTATGATGTCCGGTATCACGTGACCAGCAGGCGTGACAGCTCCGTGAGCGTTTCTGAGTCCCTCAAGGTGATAGTTCCGTCCCGGTGCGAACTGTATCTTCTTCCGGAAGGCCCCCTGCCGGAGCGGGTGGCCGCCGGCGAACCCTTTTCATTCCAGGCCCGTCTGGTCAACGGAGGAAACGTGCCGATCACGGTGACGCTGAGCGCCGCCATCACCGGCGGCGGTACCGTCACCGTTGAGCCCGCATCCTTCGGACTTGCCGCCGGGGACAGCCGGGTGGTCGGCGTCGGCGGTCATGCCGACCCGGCGCTGAAACAGCCGCGGCGCCGGAGCGTGCTGATTGACGCCGCCTGTGATCGATTGCAGGACGGCCGGCCTCTGACGGCGCGGGTAACCGTTCCCATCGAGGTGGTTCCTCTTGTGGCGGGAGAGGACATATACCACCGCTTTCCCCTGGAACTTTCCGTCCTCGCGGGGCTCGACGATCACCGGCAGGGAATGCAGTTTTCCCTGGCAGGCGAGGGACACCTGGACGAAAACCGGCGGCACAGGCTGGAATTTTCCCTCCGCGCGCCGGACAGGACGGGCCGTGCCGTGCTCGGTGACCGCGATGAATACTGGATGCGCTACGGAACAACCCGCTGGACGGCGAAAGCCGGCGATCTGGCCTACGGGCTTTCAGACCTGACTTCACACTATCGATACGGCCGGGGCGCCGGCGTCGAGCTTCACGTGCCGGCCGGCTCCCTGACGGCGGGCATGTACCATGCGGCCGACAGGTGGGGTTTTCAGGAGCGCCGGGATACCGGCGGCTACCTTTCCCACGTCCCCGGACCCGGGGCGGAACTGCGCTTCAATGTTCTCCGGCTCCACTATGACGCCTGGAGCAGTTTTCCGGCCACCGGCGACACTCTCTTCAGCCTTCAGGGACAGTTCCGGTTCCGTGATCGGCACCGGATCGAGATGGAATACGGTTTCAGCCGCGGTGACCGTCACAACATGGAAATGAGCCGCGGCGGCAGGGAAGGCGACGCGAAGGACAGGGCGCTCCGCCTTTCCTACAACGGAGTCCTGTTCAGGGATGTGGGTATTATCCTGTCCAGCCGTCGATCGGGTCCCGATTTTTCCGGCCGGAACTCCGATTCCGCTGTACGTGCCGCATCCCTCTCGGTGCCTCTGAACAGGCGAATGCGCTTCAACAGCTCCTGCAATCGATACGAGCGCAATCTTCAGGGAGACCCGCGGCGCGGTTCCGCTCCCAGGGAGAACCTTTACCGCAGCGGAGTCAGCATGAAATTGCCCCTGCGGTGGTTTGTGGGTTTCTATTACGAGCGCTACGACCGTTCCGACGATCTGCCCGCCGACGCCCGGCGTCTTCGAGAACACAATGCCCGCGTTACCGCGGGACGAAGTGCAGGACCGCTCTGGTATCGCCTGGAGGCTCGCCGGGGCAGGGGTGAGGACCTGCTTCGCCGGGTGGATTACCGTTCCGCCGCCTATGAAGCCTCGGCGGCCTTCAGGCACCGCCGCGGCCTGTTTATTTCACTGATCTGCGGTTTCGGCACGGACGATCAGGACAGGGGCGAACGCTATCTGCTGCGGAGAGAACGGTACTTCGGTGGTTCTGTCCGCTGGAAGCCGACTGAAAACGGTACCATGTACGGTACCTACCGGCGCAATGACCTGGACTGCCCGGGCCGGCCGATGCGCGAGCGGGCCGATACCGACCATTACAACGCCGGTTTTCGCTATCGCCTGCCCAACGGCCACCGCCTGGAGCTCGACGTCCGCCGTTCCGACGGGAGCGCCCGGGAGTCCCGGACCATCTGTCAAGCCACCTATACGATTCCCCTGGATATCCCCTTGGGCCGGCGACAATCCTCCGGTTCACTGTCGGGAAAGATTACGCGGGCCGATGTTCCGGGTCGGGCGGTCCGCGCCGGTGCCGTGGTTTACGTGGACGACACGGCATCCCGAACCGACGATCAGGGGCGTTTTCAATTCCTGACACTGTCCCCGGGGGTGTATGAGCTGCGTCTGGACGAACGCGTCCTGGAAGAGGGCCTCGTGGTTGCCGACGGAACGTCAACAACGGTGACCGTAGCCGGGGGAACGTCGGTTGAACGGGACATCAGGCTGACCGCTTCGGCTTCCCTTTTCGGGCGGATTGTCATTGTTGAACCGGAGCGTGATCCAGAGCGCGCGGAGGGCGACAGTTTCCTTGTGGGCGATGGGAATGGAGCCGGCTCCAACGGGGGCGGCCTCGGCGGAATCGAGGGTATCCTGGTGGAAATATGCCGTCACGGTGACCTGCGCCGCACCATCAGCGATCAGCACGGAACGTTTCTTTTCGAGGGGTTGCACCCCGGCGAATGGACAGTGAAGGTGTACGGCCACAATCTGCCCGAGCACCATTACACTGAACGATCCACCCTGTCCGTATCCATGGCGCCGGGTGAAACGGGAGAGATTGTCGTTGAGGTCCGTCCTCGTCTCCGACGGATCAAAAATGTCGGGAAATACCGCCTGCCCGATGAAATCGGCATGGAATAGGAGAACGCTCATGGCCATCGATCTTCCGGTATCCTGGAAGGCCCGTGCCGCCCGTGCGGGAGGGTTTCTGGCAAGCGTCGCGCTGGTCGTCGTCCCGGTCTTTCCGGCCGTGGAAGTCGCCCTGTGCTTCGATTGCCCCGCCCTGGGGGATGCCACGTACGAAAGCGGCGCGTACTGTGTCCACGAATACACCACCGTCGGCGGCGCGAGCTTCCAGCGGCCCCATCCGGACATACAGGATGTGGAGTATCTCGTGGTAGGGGGCGGCGGGGGCGGAGCAGGCATGGCTCCGGCGGGGTCCTTCGGGGCCGGCGGCGGGGGTGGGGCCGGCGGCATGGTGGAAGGTGCCATGCGTATCGATGACACAATCTACCCCATAACGGTGGGTTTCGGCGGAGCGGGAGGA encodes:
- a CDS encoding carboxypeptidase-like regulatory domain-containing protein yields the protein MALRIRLSAGYSWIAASILLTGAIGALPSIALGRGIEVQRTSSEFIQADPEQIVTLSFRVANRSSREETLRERVELPEGWHLVVPLFDFILGAGGEMSRIVVIRTGRPQAAGDYDVRYHVTSRRDSSVSVSESLKVIVPSRCELYLLPEGPLPERVAAGEPFSFQARLVNGGNVPITVTLSAAITGGGTVTVEPASFGLAAGDSRVVGVGGHADPALKQPRRRSVLIDAACDRLQDGRPLTARVTVPIEVVPLVAGEDIYHRFPLELSVLAGLDDHRQGMQFSLAGEGHLDENRRHRLEFSLRAPDRTGRAVLGDRDEYWMRYGTTRWTAKAGDLAYGLSDLTSHYRYGRGAGVELHVPAGSLTAGMYHAADRWGFQERRDTGGYLSHVPGPGAELRFNVLRLHYDAWSSFPATGDTLFSLQGQFRFRDRHRIEMEYGFSRGDRHNMEMSRGGREGDAKDRALRLSYNGVLFRDVGIILSSRRSGPDFSGRNSDSAVRAASLSVPLNRRMRFNSSCNRYERNLQGDPRRGSAPRENLYRSGVSMKLPLRWFVGFYYERYDRSDDLPADARRLREHNARVTAGRSAGPLWYRLEARRGRGEDLLRRVDYRSAAYEASAAFRHRRGLFISLICGFGTDDQDRGERYLLRRERYFGGSVRWKPTENGTMYGTYRRNDLDCPGRPMRERADTDHYNAGFRYRLPNGHRLELDVRRSDGSARESRTICQATYTIPLDIPLGRRQSSGSLSGKITRADVPGRAVRAGAVVYVDDTASRTDDQGRFQFLTLSPGVYELRLDERVLEEGLVVADGTSTTVTVAGGTSVERDIRLTASASLFGRIVIVEPERDPERAEGDSFLVGDGNGAGSNGGGLGGIEGILVEICRHGDLRRTISDQHGTFLFEGLHPGEWTVKVYGHNLPEHHYTERSTLSVSMAPGETGEIVVEVRPRLRRIKNVGKYRLPDEIGME
- a CDS encoding response regulator transcription factor, which encodes MSINILIADDHVMFREGLTLLIERDQEMKVVGQATNGREAVTMARKLTPPIVLMDINMPRLSGIGATEIIKRTLPNVNVIMLSMYSTEEHVFRSLNAGAKGYLLKDLAGKEVLKAIRTVNAGKTYLCRQISSIVIDEYVKHRAKNNDSGSLLSILSQREYEVLRLVVEGYPSKKIADSLCIANSTADTYRHRIMKKLGASSNAELIKLALQNGLIPMDTNL